The segment TATGTGGGTGTGGCCGATGATCCGGAGCTACGGGCGCTGTATCCCGAGGAGAACCTGATCGGCGCGGAAATCCGGCTGCGCCTGTTCCTCATGCAGTACTGGGGCGGGCCGACCACGTACTCGGAGAACCGGGGTCATCCCCGGCTGCGCATGCGGCACGCACCGTTCCAGGTCACCCCGGTCGCCCGTGATCGGTGGCTGGGCCACATGCGCGCGGCGCTGGACTCCCTGGACATCGACCCCGAGCACGAGCAGCGGCTCTGGCACTACTTCGAGTTGGCCGCGCACAGCATGGTGAACACGCCCGACTGACCCGCACTCACCTCAGGCGTCCGCCCATCCGTGAGCTATAGCTCACGGGTAAGCGGACGCCTCGCTATTTCAGGTTGCCACCGTGCGCGTCACTTGCGCTTCTTCAACAGCTCCTTGGCCCTGGTCTGCAGGTTGACCATGAGCTTCATGCCCTTCTCCTGCCTGCTGCCGACCGCCGGCATCAGGCCGAGCGCGCGGCCGAGCTCCATGCCATCGAAGTAGGCGTCGTTGCGGACGATCAGGCCGTCCTTCACGGTCAGCTGGTCCAGACCGGTGACCTCGCCGCGGGCGCCGGTGGGCAGGAAGCCGTCGAAATCGCCCGGCCCGGTGAACCCGGCGAAGGCGCGCCAGTGCACGACGACCCGGTTCTCCTGCGCGGTGGTCTCGATGACCTCGAGTTTCCATTCCCCCATCGCGCCGAACAGCGGGGAGAAGAAGGCGACGATGCCGGCCGGCACCGGAAGGTTGCGGTTGCCCGGCGCGGCCTCCACGCCGCCGCTGGGCACCCAGCACTTGACGGCACGGTCCAGATCCCGGTCGTTCAGCGCCGAGAAGTACTCCAGGACGATCGCGGTGTTCTTTTTCAGCTCGGCTGCAGTCATGGGTCAATTCTGGCGGTGACGGTGAACTCCGACAACGCCTCCCGTTCCGCGTCGGTGAGCCGACGTAGCCGGTCGGCGGCGAAGTCGAACGCGGCCAGCGTGGTGGTCCCGGTGCAGTACGGGTCCGCCGGGTCGTCGCCGAGTTCGCACTCCACGGTGAGACTGGCCGCGCGCGCCGCGCTGATCCAGGTGTGCGCGACCAACGGCTGGGTGCTGGCCAGCATCGGGCGCAGGAAGCGAACCCGGATCTTGGCCACCACCAGCGCGCCGAGCAGGCTCTGCGCCGCGGTGCCGCGCAGCCGGCTGCGGAACATGTCTACCCGGGCCTCCTGCAGGTAGGCGGTCCAGGCGATGTTGTTGATGTGCGCCATGGAATCCATGTCGCCCCACCGGAGGAGGATCTCGCTGCGGTGTTTCATCGGCGCGCCGTCGGGTCCATCCGGTACCGCTCCAGGATCTCCCGCTCGTGCGCCCGCAGTGGTCGCGGTCGGGTGCTCTCCCGGTTGATGCAGACCATTCGGGCGACGCCCACCAGGTACTCGTGTTGGTCGTCGACCAATGCGTGGGTGAGATGGAACGAGCTGTTGCCCAGGTGCGTGGTCCAGGAGTGCACATACACCGGCTTCGGCCGCAGCAGCAGGGGGCGCTTGTAGGTCGCCTCCAACTCGGCGATCACGAAACTGTCGGTGGGCTCGGCGTCCGGGCCGGTCGGCGGTGGCTGCCCGGCCACCGCCGGGACGTGGCCGAACAGCTCCAGGCGTGCCTGTTCCAGGTAGCGCAGGAACACCGTGTTGTTCACGTGCTTATAGGCGTCGATGTCGATCCACCGGACCTGACATGTCGTCACATGTGGGTCGACCACATCAGTCCCGGGTGAGCCGACGATAGGTGGCCCGGTGCGGGCGCAGCGCCTCCGGGCCGAGGCGCTCGGCCTTGTTCTTCTCGTAGGCCTCGAAGTTGCCCTCGAACCAGAACCACTGGGAATCGCCCTCGTAGGCCAGGATGTGGGTGGCCACCCGGTCCAGGAACCAGCGGTCGTGGGAGACGACCACCGCGCAGCCGGGGAACTCCAGCAGCGCATCCTCCAACGAGGACAGGGTTTCCACGTCCAGGTCGTTGGTCGGCTCGTCGAGCAGGATCAAGTTGCCGCCGATCTTCAGGGTCAGCGCCAGGTTCAACCGGTTGCGCTCGCCACCGGAGAGCACCTTCGTCGGCTTTTGCTGGTCCGGGCCCTTGAAGCCGAACGCGGAGACGTAGGCCCGGCTGGGCATCTCCACCTGGCCGACCTTGATGTGGTCCAGCCCGTCGGAGACGACCTCCCACAACGTCTTGGTCGGGTCCAGGTTGCTGCGCCCCTGGTCCACATAGGAGATCTTGACGGTCTGGCCGATCTTGATCGTGCCGGAGTCCGCCGGCTCCTCCCCCAGCAGCATCTTGAACAGCGTGGTCTTGCCTGCACCGTTGGGGCCGATGATGCCGACGATGCCGTTGCGCGGCAGGGAGAAGGACAGCTTGTCGATGAGCAGCCGGTCGCCGAAGCCCTTGGACAGCTTGTCGGTCTCGACGACCACGTCGCCCAGGCGCGGTCCCGGCGGGATCTGGATCTCCTCGAAGTCCAGCTTGCGCATCTTGTCGGCCTCGGCGGCCATCTCCTCATAGCGCTCGAGGCGGGCCTTGCTCTTGGTCTGACGCGCCTTGGGGCTGGAGCGCACCCACTCCAGTTCCTG is part of the Sporichthyaceae bacterium genome and harbors:
- a CDS encoding thioesterase family protein, which encodes MVDPHVTTCQVRWIDIDAYKHVNNTVFLRYLEQARLELFGHVPAVAGQPPPTGPDAEPTDSFVIAELEATYKRPLLLRPKPVYVHSWTTHLGNSSFHLTHALVDDQHEYLVGVARMVCINRESTRPRPLRAHEREILERYRMDPTARR
- a CDS encoding nuclear transport factor 2 family protein, translating into MTAAELKKNTAIVLEYFSALNDRDLDRAVKCWVPSGGVEAAPGNRNLPVPAGIVAFFSPLFGAMGEWKLEVIETTAQENRVVVHWRAFAGFTGPGDFDGFLPTGARGEVTGLDQLTVKDGLIVRNDAYFDGMELGRALGLMPAVGSRQEKGMKLMVNLQTRAKELLKKRK
- a CDS encoding acyl-CoA thioesterase gives rise to the protein MKHRSEILLRWGDMDSMAHINNIAWTAYLQEARVDMFRSRLRGTAAQSLLGALVVAKIRVRFLRPMLASTQPLVAHTWISAARAASLTVECELGDDPADPYCTGTTTLAAFDFAADRLRRLTDAEREALSEFTVTARIDP
- the ettA gene encoding energy-dependent translational throttle protein EttA: MAEFIYTMRKARKAHGDKVILDDVTLAFYPGAKIGVVGPNGAGKSTVLQIMAGLQQPSNGDALLSPGYSVGILLQEPPLNEAKSALGNVEEGVAETKALLDRFNEISEKMATDYSDELLAEMGTLQEQLDHRNAWDLDSQIEMAMDALRCPPPDADVSVLSGGERRRVALCKLLLQAPDLLLLDEPTNHLDAESVVWLEQHLEKYPGTVVAVTHDRYFLDNVAQWILELDRGRAYPYEGNYSTYLEAKATRLKVEGQKDAKRKKRLEQELEWVRSSPKARQTKSKARLERYEEMAAEADKMRKLDFEEIQIPPGPRLGDVVVETDKLSKGFGDRLLIDKLSFSLPRNGIVGIIGPNGAGKTTLFKMLLGEEPADSGTIKIGQTVKISYVDQGRSNLDPTKTLWEVVSDGLDHIKVGQVEMPSRAYVSAFGFKGPDQQKPTKVLSGGERNRLNLALTLKIGGNLILLDEPTNDLDVETLSSLEDALLEFPGCAVVVSHDRWFLDRVATHILAYEGDSQWFWFEGNFEAYEKNKAERLGPEALRPHRATYRRLTRD
- a CDS encoding globin, which codes for MSFEAIPSDFYEKVGGDEFFTQLVHRFYVGVADDPELRALYPEENLIGAEIRLRLFLMQYWGGPTTYSENRGHPRLRMRHAPFQVTPVARDRWLGHMRAALDSLDIDPEHEQRLWHYFELAAHSMVNTPD